A section of the Campylobacter porcelli genome encodes:
- a CDS encoding exodeoxyribonuclease III codes for MKLISWNVNGLRAVINKDAFSWLSEYKPDFLALQEIKASEDKIPAQIYNLGFENISVNSAKRAGYSGVMSLSNLKSTNLKSQFFDDDEGRVLEHRFDNIHLFNIYFPNGQQGDERLAYKMDFYDKFLAYIKALVGDGKGVIFCGDVNTAHREIDLKNPKANSKTSGFLPCEREWIDRVLDAGFIDTFRFINGDKKDVYSWWSYRFNSRAKNVGWRIDYFFISSNLKDKLKDAFILDGIEGSDHAPVGIEIDL; via the coding sequence GTGAAACTGATTTCGTGGAATGTAAATGGACTTAGGGCGGTTATAAATAAAGATGCTTTTTCGTGGCTTAGTGAGTATAAGCCAGATTTTCTAGCTCTTCAAGAGATAAAGGCAAGCGAGGATAAAATCCCAGCTCAAATATACAATCTAGGATTTGAAAATATATCTGTAAATTCAGCCAAAAGGGCTGGGTATTCAGGCGTGATGAGCTTGTCGAATTTAAAATCAACTAATCTAAAATCGCAGTTTTTTGATGATGATGAGGGTAGGGTTTTAGAGCATAGATTTGATAATATCCATCTTTTTAATATATATTTTCCAAATGGTCAGCAAGGCGATGAGAGACTAGCGTATAAGATGGATTTTTATGATAAATTTCTAGCTTATATCAAGGCTTTGGTTGGTGATGGTAAGGGGGTGATATTTTGTGGCGATGTAAATACCGCTCACAGAGAAATTGATCTAAAAAACCCAAAGGCTAACTCTAAAACAAGCGGATTTTTGCCATGTGAAAGGGAGTGGATAGATAGGGTTTTAGACGCTGGATTTATCGATACTTTTAGGTTTATAAATGGCGATAAGAAGGATGTGTATTCTTGGTGGAGCTATAGGTTTAATTCAAGGGCTAAAAATGTAGGTTGGCGGATTGATTATTTTTTCATCAGTTCAAATTTAAAAGATAAGCTAAAAGATGCTTTTATACTTGATGGTATAGAGGGTAGCGATCACGCCCCTGTAGGCATCGAGATAGATTTGTAA
- a CDS encoding phosphoethanolamine transferase codes for MSSNKFIIYFALFITALNYKFFEFAFDSVGFTDNAILLLSLPVLFFSLVVFIFSLLFLPYITKALAIFLTIIGVVGAYFMNAYSVIIDSEMIRNALQTDAKEVNDLLNLNMIFWVALAAIAIFLIIKVKITKTNILKALKYRSLLCATSLILFGVIFASLSKDYIPFFRTYNQIRFYTTPFYPLYSANKYINSLAPKAEFKEIGLDASMQTDQKMLFVFVAGETARAANYSLNGYEINDTNPYSKANEMLSFSKFSSCGTSTAISLPCMFSNLNRDNFSVNAASNMSNVLDVLKTAGVKVSWIGNNSGSCKGICTRLDDIKDFGGDSYDGVMLQEIKSQIQNAKDSSLIVVHLQGSHGPTYFKRYPKEFAKFSPTCDTATLKNCTYQEIVNTYDNTILYTDYIINQIVDMLEQSDMQTGLFYVSDHGESLGENGVYLHGAPYFLAPDFQTKVPAMLWLEDKNQLENLKNIKDNSFSHDNIFHTILGFFDIQTSIYDKNLDIIN; via the coding sequence ATGAGCTCAAATAAATTTATCATATATTTTGCACTATTTATCACAGCGTTAAATTATAAATTTTTCGAATTTGCCTTTGATAGCGTAGGCTTTACAGATAATGCCATTTTATTACTATCTTTGCCGGTGCTATTTTTCTCTCTTGTAGTTTTTATTTTTAGCTTACTATTTTTACCCTATATCACAAAGGCTTTAGCAATATTTTTAACCATAATTGGCGTTGTCGGAGCGTATTTTATGAATGCCTACTCAGTCATCATAGATAGCGAAATGATAAGAAACGCACTTCAAACGGACGCTAAAGAGGTAAATGACCTATTAAATTTAAATATGATATTTTGGGTAGCCCTAGCCGCCATAGCTATATTTTTAATAATCAAAGTAAAAATAACCAAAACAAATATACTAAAAGCCCTAAAATACAGAAGTTTGCTCTGTGCTACTTCTCTCATACTTTTTGGCGTGATTTTTGCTAGTTTGAGTAAGGATTACATTCCATTTTTTAGAACTTACAATCAAATAAGATTTTACACAACCCCTTTTTATCCCTTATACTCAGCAAATAAATATATAAATTCCCTAGCGCCAAAGGCTGAATTTAAGGAGATTGGGCTTGATGCCTCAATGCAAACAGATCAAAAAATGCTATTTGTATTTGTAGCTGGAGAGACTGCTAGAGCAGCAAACTACTCATTAAATGGCTATGAAATAAACGATACAAATCCGTACTCCAAAGCAAATGAAATGCTAAGTTTTTCCAAATTTAGCTCTTGTGGGACTTCAACTGCTATAAGTTTGCCTTGTATGTTTTCAAATTTAAATAGAGATAATTTCTCAGTCAATGCCGCTTCAAATATGAGTAATGTGCTAGATGTCTTAAAAACTGCTGGAGTAAAAGTAAGCTGGATAGGAAATAACTCTGGATCGTGTAAAGGTATCTGTACGCGTTTAGATGATATTAAGGATTTTGGCGGTGATAGCTATGATGGAGTTATGCTACAAGAGATAAAAAGCCAAATTCAAAATGCTAAAGATAGTAGCCTAATAGTCGTCCATCTCCAAGGTAGCCACGGACCAACATATTTTAAAAGATATCCGAAAGAATTTGCTAAATTTAGCCCGACTTGCGATACAGCTACTTTGAAAAACTGCACCTATCAAGAGATAGTAAATACCTATGATAACACAATTTTATACACAGATTACATAATAAACCAAATAGTAGATATGCTAGAGCAAAGCGATATGCAAACTGGTTTATTCTATGTAAGCGACCACGGCGAGAGCCTTGGAGAAAATGGGGTTTATCTCCATGGAGCACCATACTTTTTAGCACCAGATTTTCAAACTAAAGTCCCTGCAATGCTATGGCTAGAAGATAAAAATCAGCTAGAAAATTTAAAAAATATAAAAGATAATAGCTTCTCACATGATAATATTTTTCACACTATTTTAGGATTTTTTGATATTCAAACAAGCATTTATGATAAAAACCTAGATATAATAAACTAA
- a CDS encoding replication/maintenance protein RepL, which yields MELYKSIVSMILGEKKSEIIEFIANNLDDDKRFKYTIKELCDELNISKPTAIETINLLTQKRVIKKIKNGVYQLNI from the coding sequence ATGGAGTTATATAAAAGCATTGTATCTATGATTTTAGGAGAGAAAAAATCAGAAATTATAGAATTTATAGCTAATAATTTAGATGATGATAAGAGATTTAAATACACTATAAAAGAGCTATGCGATGAGCTAAATATCAGCAAACCAACAGCCATAGAGACTATAAATTTACTAACTCAAAAGCGTGTAATAAAAAAGATAAAAAATGGAGTATATCAACTAAATATCTAG
- a CDS encoding manganese efflux pump MntP family protein, translating into MELLFLAIALSMDSAALSIANGAKCGNLKLLKIIKIAFIYGFFQAFMLFIGYILGLEFIRYAEFIDHYIAFCILVFLGLKMIKESRDSGNLECSIDLSLKLLIIGAVATSIDALAVGVALSFEGGSILLSLIAVGVVCFIICIGAVYLGKYLGEALESKALILGGVILIGIGFKILISHLFGLDI; encoded by the coding sequence ATGGAACTTCTATTTTTAGCGATTGCACTCTCTATGGATAGTGCGGCGCTTAGCATCGCAAATGGTGCTAAGTGTGGAAATTTAAAATTACTTAAGATTATCAAAATTGCTTTTATTTATGGATTTTTTCAGGCTTTTATGCTGTTTATTGGCTATATTTTGGGGCTTGAGTTTATCAGATATGCAGAATTTATCGATCACTATATAGCATTTTGTATTTTGGTATTTTTGGGATTAAAGATGATTAAAGAGTCTAGAGATAGCGGAAATTTAGAGTGTAGTATAGATTTGAGTTTAAAATTATTAATCATCGGGGCAGTAGCTACTAGTATTGATGCCTTGGCTGTTGGTGTAGCACTTAGCTTTGAAGGTGGTAGTATTTTGCTTAGTCTAATCGCAGTTGGGGTAGTTTGTTTTATTATATGTATTGGGGCTGTTTATCTTGGTAAATATCTTGGTGAGGCCTTAGAGAGTAAGGCTTTGATTTTAGGTGGAGTTATTCTTATTGGGATTGGATTTAAAATTTTAATATCTCATCTTTTTGGGCTAGATATTTAG
- the prfA gene encoding peptide chain release factor 1: MLAQKLRPFIDRFSEIENLLSDPAVINDINRMTELSKEQRNLEPIKEASDRYLSILSSIEENRELLGDSELGELAKDELKTLESSLEKLENEIRILLIPKDPNDDKNIFLELRAGTGGDEAALFVGDLANAYMRYTEQRGYKFEIVSSSQGSAGGFKEIILLIKGDGAYSRLKFEGGTHRVQRVPETESQGRVHTSAITVAVMPEVQDSQIIINENDLKIDVMRSSGHGGQSVNTTDSAVRITHKPTGLVVVNQDGKSQHKNKEAAMKVLKARLYEMQEKERLAAQSQERKDQVGTGDRSGRIRTYNYPQNRISDHRINLTLYRLDVIMAGGLFDEIIDPLIADYQANAIANAGL, translated from the coding sequence ATGCTTGCGCAAAAACTCCGCCCATTCATAGATCGCTTTAGTGAAATAGAGAATTTACTAAGCGATCCAGCAGTTATCAACGATATTAATCGTATGACTGAACTCTCCAAAGAACAAAGAAATTTAGAACCAATCAAAGAAGCTAGTGATAGGTATTTAAGCATATTATCAAGCATTGAGGAAAATCGCGAACTTTTAGGCGATAGTGAGCTAGGGGAGCTTGCTAAAGATGAGCTTAAGACGCTTGAATCATCTCTTGAGAAGTTAGAAAATGAGATTAGGATTTTACTCATTCCAAAAGACCCAAATGATGATAAAAATATATTTTTAGAGCTTAGAGCTGGGACTGGCGGCGATGAGGCGGCCTTGTTCGTGGGGGATTTGGCAAATGCTTATATGCGTTATACCGAGCAAAGAGGGTATAAATTTGAGATTGTAAGCTCTAGCCAAGGAAGCGCTGGTGGGTTTAAAGAGATTATTTTGCTTATAAAGGGCGATGGTGCCTACTCAAGATTAAAATTCGAAGGTGGCACACATAGAGTTCAAAGGGTCCCAGAGACTGAAAGCCAAGGTAGAGTTCATACATCTGCTATTACCGTAGCGGTTATGCCTGAAGTTCAAGATAGCCAGATTATTATCAATGAAAACGACCTTAAAATAGATGTAATGCGTAGTAGCGGACATGGTGGTCAAAGTGTCAATACCACAGATTCGGCTGTTAGAATCACGCATAAACCAACTGGATTAGTAGTGGTAAATCAAGATGGCAAAAGTCAGCATAAAAATAAAGAGGCTGCGATGAAGGTTTTAAAAGCTAGACTTTATGAGATGCAAGAAAAAGAGCGTCTAGCAGCTCAAAGCCAAGAGCGTAAAGACCAAGTTGGGACTGGGGATAGAAGCGGTAGAATCCGCACTTATAACTATCCGCAAAATAGAATTAGTGACCACAGGATAAATTTGACACTTTATAGGCTTGATGTGATTATGGCTGGTGGGCTCTTTGATGAGATTATCGATCCATTAATAGCTGATTATCAAGCAAATGCTATAGCAAACGCTGGGTTATAA
- the rpsT gene encoding 30S ribosomal protein S20, translating to MANHKSAEKRARQTIKRTERNRFYRTRLKNLTKAVRVAVANNDKEAALVALKDVNKSFHSFVSKGFLKKETASRKVSRLAKLVNTLAA from the coding sequence ATGGCAAATCATAAATCTGCTGAAAAAAGAGCAAGACAAACCATAAAAAGAACAGAAAGAAATAGATTTTACCGCACAAGATTAAAAAATTTGACAAAAGCGGTAAGAGTAGCAGTCGCTAATAATGATAAAGAAGCGGCTTTGGTAGCATTAAAAGATGTAAATAAGAGCTTTCATAGTTTTGTAAGTAAAGGCTTTCTTAAAAAAGAGACAGCTTCTAGAAAAGTTAGCCGCTTAGCAAAATTAGTAAATACATTAGCTGCATAA